In the genome of Pirellulales bacterium, one region contains:
- a CDS encoding pseudouridine synthase, whose product MNRRHRPHASQSTPESPAIETEAAPPQPERLQKVLASAGVGSRRHCEEIITAGRVSVDGQVVTELGTRVVWPGQKIVVDDTTLKPPKLVYYAVFKPEGVVSTNYDPDGRARVIDLLPDHVERVFSVGRLDRASEGLMLLTNDGELAQKLTHPRFGVEKTYEVLIAGRVDAGSIDRLLRGVHLAEGIAKVAHLEVKSRRPQSTLVRMVLREGRNREIRRVLARVGHKALKIKRIAIAGLRLGNLKPGQFRRLTPDEVRELKRAAAGKQRQRRQEAAPAPGPPQRAKRPARPGQRSSAARPPRREPNAGQRPRQESGPSGPPRRPRKPSARPNKGRP is encoded by the coding sequence ATGAATCGCCGCCATCGTCCGCACGCATCGCAATCCACTCCCGAGTCACCGGCCATCGAAACCGAAGCGGCGCCGCCGCAGCCCGAGCGGCTGCAAAAGGTGCTCGCCTCGGCCGGTGTGGGTAGCCGCCGGCATTGCGAAGAAATCATCACCGCGGGCCGGGTCAGCGTCGACGGACAAGTTGTCACCGAACTGGGGACCCGCGTGGTTTGGCCGGGCCAGAAAATCGTCGTCGACGACACAACGCTCAAGCCGCCCAAGCTGGTCTATTACGCCGTATTCAAGCCCGAGGGCGTGGTATCGACCAACTACGACCCCGACGGCCGCGCGCGTGTGATCGACCTGTTGCCCGACCATGTCGAACGCGTGTTCAGCGTTGGCCGGCTCGATCGGGCCAGCGAAGGGCTGATGCTGCTGACGAACGATGGCGAGCTGGCGCAGAAGCTCACCCATCCGCGGTTTGGCGTCGAGAAGACGTACGAGGTGCTGATCGCGGGCCGGGTCGATGCCGGCTCCATCGACCGGCTGCTGCGCGGCGTGCACCTGGCCGAGGGCATCGCCAAGGTTGCTCACCTGGAGGTCAAGTCGCGGCGCCCGCAAAGCACGTTGGTGCGCATGGTCCTGCGTGAAGGCCGTAATCGAGAAATCCGCCGCGTGCTGGCCCGCGTGGGTCACAAGGCGCTCAAGATCAAGCGTATCGCCATCGCCGGACTGCGCCTGGGGAACCTCAAGCCGGGACAATTCCGCCGGCTCACGCCCGACGAGGTGCGCGAGCTGAAGCGGGCCGCCGCAGGCAAGCAGCGGCAGCGCCGCCAAGAAGCGGCCCCTGCGCCCGGCCCTCCGCAGCGCGCGAAGCGGCCAGCGCGTCCCGGCCAGCGCAGCTCTGCCGCGCGACCCCCGCGTCGAGAGCCCAACGCCGGCCAGCGCCCGCGGCAGGAGTCCGGCCCCAGCGGACCGCCGCGCCGTCCGCGCAAACCGTCGGCGCGGCCGAACAAAGGACGACCATGA
- a CDS encoding dihydroorotate dehydrogenase electron transfer subunit, translated as MTAATTTHDEGEHRACWYPDGAVQATVEVIDNVRIAEATYRIRFACPEIAGKILPGQFLMVRLAGCNDPLLGRPFALYDLQADVAGRPGWIDVVYLVGGKFTQRLAQYLPGQQIDVWGPLGNGFPPQATEHLVIAAGGIGQTPFLVLAREHLGRQQFGQPPRLVPACRRVTFCYGVRRKSLLAGVADFEALGIDVRIGTDDGSAGRKALVPELLAEVLQEHGHDCRVVCCGPEPMMEAVAHLCVQRGVPCLVSLESPMACGLGICFSCVTRVRDAAGGWDYRRTCVEGPVFDAAVIAW; from the coding sequence ATGACCGCCGCAACGACGACGCATGACGAAGGCGAACACCGCGCGTGCTGGTACCCCGACGGGGCCGTGCAGGCGACCGTCGAGGTGATCGACAACGTACGCATCGCCGAAGCGACGTATCGGATTCGGTTCGCGTGCCCCGAGATCGCCGGAAAGATCCTGCCGGGCCAGTTCTTGATGGTCCGGCTCGCCGGGTGCAACGACCCATTGCTGGGCCGGCCGTTTGCCTTGTACGACCTGCAGGCCGATGTCGCGGGAAGGCCCGGCTGGATCGATGTCGTGTACCTGGTCGGTGGAAAATTCACGCAGCGGCTCGCCCAGTATTTGCCCGGCCAGCAGATCGACGTCTGGGGGCCCCTGGGCAACGGATTTCCGCCGCAGGCGACCGAACACCTGGTCATCGCCGCCGGCGGGATCGGGCAGACGCCTTTTCTGGTTCTGGCCCGCGAGCACCTGGGGCGGCAGCAGTTCGGCCAGCCGCCGCGACTGGTACCTGCCTGCCGCCGGGTGACGTTCTGCTATGGCGTGCGGCGCAAATCGCTCTTGGCCGGCGTCGCAGATTTCGAGGCCCTCGGCATCGACGTGCGCATCGGCACCGACGACGGCTCGGCCGGGCGCAAGGCCCTCGTTCCCGAGCTGCTGGCCGAAGTGCTGCAAGAGCACGGCCACGATTGTCGCGTGGTTTGCTGCGGGCCAGAGCCGATGATGGAGGCCGTGGCCCACTTATGCGTTCAGCGGGGCGTGCCGTGTCTGGTGTCGCTCGAATCGCCCATGGCCTGCGGCCTGGGCATCTGCTTTAGCTGTGTGACCCGGGTGCGCGACGCTGCCGGCGGTTGGGACTACCGTCGCACGTGCGTCGAGGGGCCCGTGTTCGACGCCGCGGTGATCGCATGGTAA
- the rpsT gene encoding 30S ribosomal protein S20 gives MPNTESAKKRLRQSLERRARNRAASSSMKTAIKRVLVALKAQDVQAAETHFRAAQKVIDQTAAKGVIHRNAGARYKARLSARIKAAKGVKATA, from the coding sequence ATGCCGAATACTGAAAGTGCCAAGAAGCGTCTCCGCCAAAGCCTCGAACGTCGGGCCCGCAATCGCGCGGCGTCGTCTTCCATGAAGACCGCGATCAAACGCGTGCTGGTAGCGCTCAAGGCGCAGGATGTCCAGGCGGCCGAGACCCACTTCCGCGCGGCACAAAAGGTGATCGATCAGACGGCCGCCAAGGGCGTGATCCACCGCAACGCGGGCGCACGCTACAAGGCCAGGCTTTCGGCCCGAATCAAGGCGGCCAAGGGCGTGAAGGCCACGGCCTAA